A region from the Deinococcus reticulitermitis genome encodes:
- the dxs gene encoding 1-deoxy-D-xylulose-5-phosphate synthase: MIRQVGGTPLLDTVAGPGDLKRLSREQLPALTQELRDEIVRVCSQGGLHLASSLGAVDVITALHYVLDSPRDRILFDVGHQAYAHKILTGRRNEMPTLKKEGGLSGFTKVSESEHDAITVGHASTSLANALGMALARDALGKDFRVAAVIGDGSLTGGMALAALNTIGDMGRKMLIVLNDNEMSISENVGAINKFMRGLQVQKWFQEGEGAGKKAVEAVSKPLADFMSRAKNSTRHFFDPASVNPFAAMGVRYVGPVDGHNVQELVWLMERLVDLDGPTILHVVTRKGKGLSYAEADPIYWHGPAKFDPATGEYVPSSAYSWSAAFGDAVTEWAAQDPRTFVVTPAMREGSGLVEFSRVHPHRYLDVGIAEEVAVTAAAGMALQGLRPVVAIYSTFLQRAYDQVLHDVAIENLGVTFCIDRAGIVGADGSTHNGVFDLSYLRSIPGVRIGLPKDAAELRGMLKYAQTHPGPFAIRYPRGNTARVPAGTWPDLEWGRWERLREGGDVVILAGGKALDYALKAAEDLPGVGVVNARFVKPLDTAMLRELAQARALITVEDNTVVGGFGSAVLEALSGMNLRPTVRVLGIPDEFQDHATVESVHARAGIDAQAIRTVLAELGIDVPIEV, from the coding sequence ATGATTCGGCAGGTGGGAGGGACGCCGCTGCTCGACACGGTCGCGGGGCCGGGCGACCTCAAGCGCCTGTCGCGCGAGCAACTCCCGGCGCTCACCCAGGAACTGCGTGACGAGATCGTGCGGGTGTGCTCGCAGGGCGGACTGCACCTCGCCTCCTCGCTCGGGGCCGTCGACGTGATCACGGCGCTGCACTACGTCCTCGACTCGCCGCGTGACCGCATCCTCTTCGACGTGGGGCATCAGGCTTACGCCCACAAGATACTGACCGGGCGCCGGAATGAAATGCCTACCCTGAAAAAAGAGGGCGGCCTGAGCGGCTTCACCAAGGTCTCGGAATCCGAGCACGACGCGATCACGGTGGGGCACGCCTCGACCTCGCTCGCCAACGCGCTGGGAATGGCGCTCGCCCGCGACGCCCTCGGCAAGGATTTCCGGGTGGCCGCCGTGATCGGGGACGGCTCGCTCACTGGCGGGATGGCGCTCGCGGCGCTGAACACCATCGGCGACATGGGGCGCAAGATGCTGATCGTGCTCAACGACAACGAGATGAGCATCTCGGAGAATGTCGGCGCGATCAACAAGTTCATGCGCGGCCTCCAGGTCCAGAAGTGGTTCCAGGAGGGCGAGGGCGCCGGCAAGAAGGCCGTCGAGGCAGTCAGCAAGCCGCTCGCCGATTTCATGAGCCGCGCCAAGAACTCGACCCGGCATTTCTTCGACCCCGCGAGCGTCAATCCTTTTGCGGCGATGGGCGTGCGTTACGTCGGCCCGGTGGACGGCCACAACGTGCAGGAACTCGTCTGGCTGATGGAGCGCCTCGTCGACCTCGACGGCCCGACCATCCTGCATGTCGTGACCCGCAAGGGCAAGGGCCTGAGCTACGCCGAGGCCGATCCGATCTACTGGCACGGCCCGGCCAAGTTCGACCCCGCGACCGGCGAATACGTGCCGAGCAGCGCCTACTCGTGGAGCGCCGCGTTCGGCGACGCGGTGACCGAGTGGGCCGCGCAGGACCCGCGCACCTTCGTCGTGACGCCCGCGATGCGCGAGGGCAGCGGCCTCGTCGAGTTCAGCCGGGTGCATCCGCACCGCTACCTCGACGTGGGCATCGCCGAGGAGGTGGCCGTCACGGCGGCGGCGGGCATGGCGCTCCAGGGGCTGCGGCCCGTCGTGGCGATTTACTCCACCTTCCTGCAACGCGCCTACGATCAGGTGCTGCACGACGTCGCCATCGAGAACTTAGGCGTGACCTTCTGCATCGACCGCGCCGGCATCGTGGGCGCCGACGGCTCCACCCACAACGGCGTGTTCGACCTGAGCTACCTGCGCTCGATTCCCGGCGTCCGCATCGGGTTGCCCAAAGACGCCGCCGAGCTGCGCGGAATGCTGAAATACGCCCAGACCCACCCCGGCCCCTTCGCGATCCGCTATCCGCGCGGCAACACGGCGCGGGTGCCCGCCGGCACCTGGCCCGACCTCGAATGGGGCCGCTGGGAGCGGCTGCGTGAGGGGGGCGACGTGGTGATCCTCGCGGGTGGCAAGGCGCTCGACTACGCGCTGAAGGCCGCCGAGGACCTGCCCGGCGTCGGGGTGGTCAACGCCCGCTTCGTCAAGCCGCTCGATACGGCGATGCTGCGCGAGCTCGCCCAGGCCCGCGCCCTGATCACGGTGGAAGACAACACGGTGGTGGGCGGCTTTGGCAGCGCGGTCCTCGAAGCCCTGAGCGGCATGAACCTGCGCCCCACTGTGCGCGTGCTCGGCATCCCCGACGAGTTCCAGGACCACGCGACCGTCGAGAGCGTGCACGCCCGCGCCGGCATCGACGCCCAGGCGATCCGGACCGTGCTCGCGGAACTTGGGATAGATGTGCCGATCGAGGTGTGA
- a CDS encoding PspA/IM30 family protein codes for MTILDRLSRLLRANVNDMISKAEDPGKIIDQALRDMRAAYADARSEVAGAMAQAAKLEREAGTNAKLAAEYEKKAEEALRGGSEDLAREALRRAQNHKDLVRGFDEQREVQQSTVDQLKTQLRALEAKIDEMESRKTLLAARQKTAQAGATLDRVSGFDKAGGAMDAFEEMEQKVAGMEDRNKAVGELRKERDFDAQLNDLGRDRDIDDALAALKAKVQGNQS; via the coding sequence ATGACCATACTTGACCGCCTTTCCCGTCTGCTGCGCGCCAACGTCAACGACATGATTTCCAAGGCCGAGGATCCCGGCAAGATCATCGACCAGGCCCTGCGCGATATGCGCGCGGCCTACGCCGACGCCCGCAGTGAGGTGGCCGGGGCGATGGCGCAGGCTGCCAAACTCGAGCGTGAAGCCGGCACCAACGCCAAACTCGCCGCCGAATACGAGAAAAAGGCCGAAGAAGCCCTGCGCGGCGGCAGCGAGGACCTCGCCCGTGAGGCGCTGCGCCGTGCTCAGAACCACAAGGACCTCGTGCGGGGCTTCGACGAGCAGCGCGAGGTGCAGCAGAGCACCGTCGATCAGCTCAAGACCCAGCTCCGCGCGCTCGAAGCCAAGATCGACGAGATGGAGTCGCGCAAGACCCTGCTCGCGGCGCGGCAAAAAACTGCACAGGCCGGCGCGACCCTCGACCGGGTGTCGGGCTTCGACAAGGCCGGCGGCGCGATGGACGCTTTCGAGGAGATGGAGCAGAAAGTTGCCGGCATGGAAGACCGCAACAAGGCCGTCGGCGAACTGCGCAAGGAGCGCGATTTCGACGCGCAGCTCAACGACCTCGGGCGCGACCGCGACATCGACGACGCGCTCGCCGCCCTCAAGGCCAAGGTGCAGGGCAACCAGAGCTGA
- a CDS encoding tyrosine-type recombinase/integrase — protein sequence MAKRANGEGTMSRRKDQAGKTIGWRAAVTIGENPDGTQNRRWVSGKTQGEVQEKMRALQADLHRGLLADTDRMTVAEFLTQWIEHKEREGIKPNTVQSYRDTVRRYITPHIGRIKLEKLRPLDIEHLLVKLRQDGKSASMAAYTLRVLKMGLQQGVRWQMLPRNVADAVKPPKVERQEMHVWDKKQVGAFLRATEEHPLHAAFYLALMTGMRRGELVGLKWEDVDFKRARLTVRNNLVEVIGDGVPGKQRLGKATQSSVRIEVSTPKSKASRRTILLSKGTVEKLKGQQAKQREWRTAAAGAWSEQGFVFTTVTGDLIRPDALAKLYDRLVEQAGVPRIRFHDMRHTAASLMISQGIPPKTVSERLGHSDVAFTLRTYTHLYDEQRQEAAFDLADLLDEEEAVGQT from the coding sequence ATGGCTAAACGCGCCAACGGCGAGGGCACGATGAGCCGCCGCAAGGATCAGGCTGGGAAGACCATAGGCTGGCGAGCCGCCGTCACCATCGGCGAGAACCCGGACGGCACGCAGAACAGGCGTTGGGTGAGTGGCAAGACACAGGGCGAGGTGCAGGAGAAGATGCGTGCCTTGCAGGCCGACCTCCACCGGGGCCTGCTGGCCGACACGGACCGCATGACCGTTGCGGAGTTCCTGACCCAGTGGATTGAGCACAAGGAACGCGAAGGGATCAAGCCCAATACGGTCCAGAGCTACCGTGACACGGTGAGGCGCTACATCACACCGCACATAGGGCGCATTAAGCTGGAAAAGCTGCGTCCGCTGGACATTGAGCACCTGTTGGTCAAGTTGCGACAGGACGGCAAAAGTGCTTCGATGGCCGCCTATACCCTGCGGGTCCTAAAGATGGGCTTGCAACAGGGGGTCCGCTGGCAGATGCTGCCCCGCAACGTCGCAGACGCGGTCAAGCCGCCCAAAGTCGAGCGGCAGGAAATGCACGTCTGGGACAAGAAGCAGGTGGGAGCTTTCCTCAGAGCGACCGAGGAGCACCCCTTGCACGCCGCTTTCTATCTAGCCCTGATGACCGGTATGCGGCGCGGGGAACTGGTCGGACTGAAGTGGGAAGACGTGGACTTCAAGCGGGCGCGGCTGACGGTCCGCAACAATCTGGTCGAGGTCATTGGGGACGGAGTACCGGGTAAGCAAAGGCTGGGCAAAGCCACGCAGTCCTCAGTGCGCATCGAGGTGTCCACCCCCAAGAGCAAGGCGTCGCGGCGCACCATTCTGCTTTCCAAGGGCACCGTCGAGAAGCTCAAGGGGCAACAGGCGAAACAGCGCGAGTGGCGGACCGCTGCCGCTGGAGCCTGGAGCGAACAGGGTTTCGTATTCACAACAGTCACGGGTGACCTGATCCGGCCCGACGCGCTGGCGAAGCTGTATGACCGACTGGTCGAGCAGGCAGGCGTACCCCGCATCCGCTTTCACGACATGCGGCACACGGCGGCCTCACTGATGATCAGCCAGGGCATTCCGCCCAAGACGGTCAGCGAGCGACTGGGACACAGCGACGTCGCCTTCACACTGCGCACGTATACCCACCTTTACGACGAGCAGCGGCAGGAGGCAGCCTTCGATCTCGCTGACCTGCTGGATGAAGAAGAGGCAGTCGGCCAGACCTGA
- a CDS encoding helix-turn-helix domain-containing protein, giving the protein MLTDQDDLIRQRIRARMAERGLTQAQLARQLGIKPPSLAQVLSGRRGRIPESLLTVLAALELHIEILPALEKQDG; this is encoded by the coding sequence ATGCTGACTGACCAAGACGACCTGATCCGGCAGCGCATCCGCGCCCGCATGGCCGAGCGTGGGCTGACACAGGCACAACTGGCACGGCAACTCGGGATCAAGCCGCCGTCTCTGGCGCAGGTGCTCAGCGGACGGCGGGGACGCATTCCGGAGAGCCTGCTCACCGTGCTCGCTGCTTTAGAACTTCATATCGAGATCCTTCCCGCCCTGGAGAAGCAAGATGGCTAA